The following proteins are encoded in a genomic region of Microbacterium sp. NC79:
- the tdh gene encoding L-threonine 3-dehydrogenase, with protein sequence MKALRKTAPGAGFELLDIPDPEVGPADVKIRVLRTGICGTDLHILKWDEWAADNIAAPLTAGHEFAGEVVEIGPLVHDIQVGDLVSGEGHIVCGMCRNCRAGRAHMCIRTKGVGLHRDGAFAEYIVIPGKNVWVHRTDIDPNIAAIFDPLGNAVHTALKFGVVGEDVLVTGCGPIGLMSIAVARHVGARFITATDVSPARLEMALAMGADAAVNVANDRVKDTQKSLGMREGFDVGFEMSGSPAALQEMIDNMNHGGRISMLGLPSSPFPIDWGKVVTHMLTLQGIYGREMFETWNSMSAMLQTSEVLRERIASIITEQFPASEWQAGFDAAASGGVGKVILDWTEI encoded by the coding sequence ATGAAGGCCCTTCGCAAAACCGCGCCTGGCGCAGGTTTCGAACTTCTCGACATTCCTGACCCTGAAGTGGGTCCGGCCGACGTCAAGATCCGGGTGCTTCGCACCGGAATCTGCGGCACTGACCTGCACATTCTGAAGTGGGATGAGTGGGCGGCTGATAACATCGCTGCGCCGCTTACTGCCGGCCATGAGTTTGCGGGCGAAGTGGTCGAAATCGGCCCTCTTGTCCACGACATTCAGGTCGGTGATCTGGTCTCAGGTGAGGGACACATCGTGTGCGGAATGTGCCGCAATTGCCGTGCGGGCCGTGCACACATGTGTATTCGTACGAAGGGCGTCGGACTCCACCGCGATGGCGCTTTCGCCGAGTACATCGTCATCCCAGGCAAGAACGTCTGGGTTCACCGCACCGACATCGACCCAAATATTGCCGCGATTTTCGACCCGCTCGGCAACGCGGTACACACCGCACTCAAGTTCGGTGTGGTCGGTGAAGACGTGCTTGTCACGGGGTGTGGCCCCATTGGGTTGATGTCGATCGCCGTTGCCCGCCATGTTGGTGCCCGCTTCATTACTGCGACCGACGTCTCGCCCGCGCGGCTTGAGATGGCGCTGGCGATGGGTGCTGACGCGGCAGTCAATGTCGCCAACGACCGCGTGAAAGACACGCAGAAGTCGCTCGGTATGCGCGAAGGCTTCGACGTCGGCTTCGAAATGTCTGGCTCGCCCGCCGCACTGCAAGAAATGATCGACAACATGAACCACGGCGGCCGCATTTCGATGCTGGGTCTGCCGTCATCGCCTTTTCCCATTGACTGGGGCAAGGTTGTCACGCACATGCTGACGCTGCAGGGTATCTACGGTCGAGAAATGTTCGAGACCTGGAACTCTATGAGCGCGATGCTGCAGACCAGCGAGGTGCTGCGCGAACGCATCGCCTCCATCATCACCGAGCAGTTCCCGGCCTCCGAGTGGCAGGCAGGTTTTGACGCCGCAGCCTCGGGCGGCGTTGGCAAGGTCATCCTCGACTGGACGGAAATCTAA
- a CDS encoding glycine C-acetyltransferase gives MYTTVRDQFRAELDEIDAAGLTKHERGIRGPQGATVDVNGSAILNFCANNYLGLANDPRIVAAARTGLDEWGYGLASVRFICGTQEQHLALEAKLSSFLGYDDTILFSSCFDANGGVFESLFGAEDAIISDELNHASIIDGIRLSKAQRFRYKNRDMADLEAQLQQASSARRTIIVTDGVFSMDGYIAPLADICDLADKYGALVFVDDSHAVGFVGANGRGTPEYCGVEGRIDITTGTFGKALGGASGGYVSARQEIVDLLRQKARPYLFSNTLAPAIVAGTMTALDLLAESGELRETLVHNSERFRTAMTDAGFDLLPGEHAIVPVMFGDAVVTAKIAAALQERGVYVTAFSFPVVPRGAARIRVQLSAAHTDDEIDRCVAAFVAARDEVLGA, from the coding sequence ATGTACACGACAGTTCGCGACCAGTTCCGTGCCGAGCTCGATGAGATCGACGCGGCTGGCCTCACCAAGCACGAGCGGGGTATCCGCGGCCCGCAGGGCGCCACGGTCGACGTCAATGGTTCCGCCATTCTCAACTTCTGTGCCAACAATTATCTCGGCCTCGCCAACGACCCGCGCATTGTCGCAGCCGCACGTACGGGCCTCGATGAGTGGGGCTACGGCCTCGCCAGCGTGCGCTTCATTTGCGGCACGCAGGAACAGCATTTGGCCCTCGAAGCGAAGCTCAGTTCGTTCCTCGGCTACGACGACACCATCCTGTTTTCGTCGTGCTTCGACGCGAACGGTGGCGTGTTCGAGTCGCTGTTTGGTGCAGAAGACGCCATCATCTCCGACGAGTTGAACCACGCGTCGATTATTGACGGCATCCGGCTGTCGAAGGCCCAGCGCTTCCGCTACAAGAACCGCGACATGGCTGACCTTGAGGCGCAGCTGCAGCAAGCCTCGTCTGCCCGCCGCACCATCATCGTCACCGACGGTGTGTTCTCGATGGACGGCTACATTGCGCCGCTCGCTGACATTTGCGACCTCGCAGACAAGTACGGCGCACTCGTGTTCGTCGACGACTCGCACGCCGTGGGATTCGTCGGAGCCAATGGTCGCGGCACGCCGGAGTACTGCGGTGTTGAGGGTCGTATCGACATCACGACCGGAACCTTCGGTAAGGCACTCGGCGGAGCATCAGGCGGTTATGTATCGGCTCGCCAGGAGATCGTTGACCTGCTGCGTCAGAAGGCACGCCCATACCTGTTCTCCAACACTCTCGCTCCTGCGATTGTTGCCGGAACCATGACGGCGCTGGATCTGCTCGCCGAGTCTGGCGAACTGCGCGAGACGCTCGTGCACAACTCCGAACGGTTCCGCACGGCGATGACTGACGCTGGCTTTGACCTGCTTCCTGGTGAGCACGCGATTGTTCCGGTCATGTTTGGCGACGCTGTCGTTACGGCGAAGATTGCCGCGGCTCTGCAGGAGCGTGGCGTGTACGTCACAGCGTTCAGCTTCCCCGTGGTTCCGCGTGGTGCCGCACGTATCCGTGTGCAGCTGTCGGCAGCGCACACCGACGATGAAATCGACCGCTGCGTTGCTGCGTTCGTCGCAGCGCGCGATGAGGTTCTCGGCGCTTAG
- a CDS encoding globin translates to MTDDTSFYDQVGGHDVFQRLVDAFYRGIAGDEVLKPMYPEEDLGPATDRLRMFLEQYWGGPSTYSETRGHPRLRMRHIPFHVNPDARDRWLKHMRAAMDEVQLSPMHDEMMWDYFSRAAHAMVNTFEDTPPAQIGPNAGIRETGSLGGLVSNG, encoded by the coding sequence ATGACCGACGACACCAGCTTCTACGATCAGGTCGGCGGTCACGACGTTTTTCAGCGGCTCGTTGACGCGTTCTATCGCGGTATTGCGGGTGACGAGGTGCTGAAGCCGATGTACCCGGAGGAAGACCTCGGGCCAGCGACAGACCGTCTGCGCATGTTTCTCGAGCAGTACTGGGGCGGCCCCTCAACGTACAGCGAGACGCGTGGCCACCCGCGCCTGCGCATGCGTCACATCCCGTTCCATGTGAACCCCGATGCCCGCGACCGCTGGCTGAAGCACATGCGCGCGGCAATGGATGAGGTGCAGCTCTCCCCCATGCACGACGAAATGATGTGGGACTACTTCTCCCGCGCCGCACACGCGATGGTCAACACGTTTGAAGACACCCCGCCCGCGCAGATCGGGCCGAATGCCGGAATCCGTGAGACCGGCTCGCTCGGCGGGCTCGTGTCAAACGGCTGA
- a CDS encoding mechanosensitive ion channel family protein, with product MIRPFADPAPEPTDVWGKIGAWFVEAGADAIAIAIIIVSCLVAAWLLKFVIRRVVRHIVVGAKTKANVDDTQALDRSPVVAMRVVQRTRTLGTILHGIVNVTIFVVALVLIVQAVNPDILGSLTLLTAAVGAGLGFGAQNIVRDVLNGIFIVAGDQLGIGDVVDLGLATGVVEHVSVRVTHVRDVNGTLWYVRNGEILRIGNMSMGWARVVVDLAIGLDADVDAVESRMLEVATDLMKDPKWRSRILERPETWGLESVGAESQVLRLVIRTRAAARDDVAQELLRRLQTAMADMDVSMPALDAVLLEGADGAHRVRGANPPKTRPTPIPHAGSARPTWRARKKQKAADATPQQPITKPNPTAGPKAKPERPSSPPAERQDPPQDGTS from the coding sequence ATGATCCGCCCCTTCGCAGACCCCGCGCCGGAACCGACCGATGTGTGGGGAAAGATTGGCGCGTGGTTCGTCGAAGCGGGCGCAGATGCGATTGCCATCGCCATCATCATCGTCAGCTGTCTCGTTGCCGCCTGGCTCCTGAAGTTCGTGATTCGTCGCGTCGTACGCCACATTGTGGTGGGAGCAAAAACAAAGGCCAATGTTGACGACACTCAGGCATTGGATCGCTCCCCCGTCGTCGCAATGCGTGTCGTGCAGCGCACCCGTACGCTCGGCACCATCTTGCACGGGATCGTCAACGTCACGATTTTCGTCGTTGCCCTTGTGCTTATCGTGCAGGCCGTCAACCCAGACATTCTGGGGTCGCTCACGCTCCTCACCGCAGCCGTCGGCGCTGGCCTCGGTTTTGGCGCACAGAATATCGTCCGTGACGTCCTCAACGGCATCTTTATCGTCGCAGGCGACCAACTCGGTATCGGCGACGTCGTCGACCTCGGGCTCGCTACCGGCGTCGTTGAGCACGTCAGCGTGCGTGTCACCCACGTACGCGATGTGAACGGAACCCTCTGGTACGTGCGTAACGGTGAAATTCTTCGGATCGGCAATATGTCGATGGGCTGGGCTCGCGTTGTCGTTGACCTCGCAATCGGCCTTGATGCCGACGTCGATGCTGTTGAGTCCCGCATGCTCGAAGTTGCCACAGATCTGATGAAGGATCCGAAGTGGCGCTCCCGCATCCTGGAGCGCCCAGAGACATGGGGGCTGGAATCGGTCGGTGCCGAATCGCAAGTGCTTCGTCTTGTGATCCGGACACGCGCGGCTGCACGCGATGACGTCGCTCAGGAGTTGCTGCGGCGGCTCCAGACGGCCATGGCAGACATGGACGTTTCCATGCCTGCTCTTGATGCTGTGCTCCTTGAAGGCGCGGATGGCGCACACCGGGTGCGTGGCGCGAATCCGCCCAAGACGCGTCCTACCCCGATACCGCACGCTGGTTCCGCTCGCCCCACCTGGCGCGCCCGCAAGAAGCAGAAGGCCGCAGACGCGACGCCGCAGCAGCCGATCACCAAACCCAACCCGACAGCCGGCCCTAAGGCGAAACCAGAACGCCCTTCTTCGCCTCCCGCCGAGCGCCAAGATCCCCCGCAGGATGGAACATCATGA
- the pepN gene encoding aminopeptidase N — MPGENLTRIEAQERRAVVDTQSYDIALDLTTGAEVFRSTSVVRFTATEGASTFIDLIARDVLEITLNGASIDPATAFADSRIALDNLAADNELRIVADCLYTNTGEGLHRFVDPVDNEVYLYSQFEVPDSRRVFAVFEQPDLKAVFTFTVTAPAAWKVISNSPTPEPVPAGDGVATWTFEPTPKMSSYITALIAGPYESTHSELTNAAGRVIPLGVYARKSLWPFMDADYIFDKTREGFAYFEEKFDYPYPFAKYDQLFVPEYNAGAMENIGAVTFTETYVFRSKVTDAIKERRVVTILHELAHMWFGDLVTMKWWNDLWLNESFAEWASTIATAEATEWTEAWTTFNAMEKTWAYRQDQLPSTHPIVADINDLEDVQVNFDGITYAKGGSVLKQLAAWVGIEAFFAGVAAYFKKHEYSNTELPDLLTELEATSGRELGTWAKKWLETAGVNTLTPLIETNSTGTITRFAITQTAPADYPTIRPHRLGVGFYDLTTNGLERVHYAELDVDGDRTEVEELKGLAQPDLVLLNDNDLAYAKIRLDERSLKTAIDHLGEIRDPLARSLVWGAAWDMTRDAESAASDYIDLVLKNIGRETESTTIRTTLQQLLLTANSYVTPEDRDATRARVGDGLFALAQEAAAGSDNQLQFVQATASAAATPEQFARVAQIRAGEIAFEGLEIDTDLSWALLVALASGGAVDAAVIDEALAADNTAKGGEFAAQAKASLPGHVAKQTAWDSLVANADLPNTIVRAAAVGFNNPTTREDLVAFIPAYFESLLPIWESRTYQIANYLITGLYPSALANEELLTATRNWLKENASAAPALRRLVQENLAGVERALAVQERDAE, encoded by the coding sequence GTGCCTGGAGAGAACCTCACACGGATCGAAGCACAGGAGCGCCGCGCGGTCGTCGACACCCAGTCGTACGACATTGCGCTGGATCTGACGACAGGAGCCGAGGTCTTCCGCTCCACGAGCGTCGTTCGTTTCACCGCGACAGAAGGCGCCTCGACCTTCATCGACCTGATCGCACGCGATGTGCTGGAGATCACCCTGAACGGTGCATCGATTGACCCGGCCACCGCGTTCGCAGATTCACGGATCGCCCTCGACAACCTGGCCGCAGACAACGAGCTTCGCATCGTCGCTGACTGCCTGTACACCAACACGGGTGAGGGTCTGCACCGCTTCGTTGACCCCGTCGACAACGAGGTGTACCTCTACTCGCAGTTCGAGGTTCCGGACTCCCGCCGCGTCTTCGCCGTCTTCGAGCAGCCCGACCTCAAGGCCGTGTTCACGTTCACCGTGACCGCCCCTGCTGCGTGGAAGGTCATCTCCAACTCCCCCACTCCCGAGCCCGTTCCCGCAGGCGATGGCGTCGCAACGTGGACTTTCGAGCCGACGCCGAAGATGTCGTCGTACATCACCGCGCTGATCGCTGGACCGTACGAGTCGACGCACTCCGAGCTCACGAACGCGGCTGGTCGCGTCATTCCGCTCGGCGTGTACGCCCGTAAGTCGCTGTGGCCGTTCATGGACGCCGACTACATTTTCGACAAGACGCGCGAGGGATTCGCATACTTCGAGGAGAAGTTCGACTACCCGTACCCGTTCGCAAAGTACGACCAGCTTTTCGTTCCGGAGTACAACGCTGGCGCGATGGAGAACATCGGCGCCGTGACGTTCACCGAAACGTACGTGTTCCGTTCCAAGGTCACCGACGCCATCAAGGAGCGTCGCGTCGTCACGATCCTGCACGAGCTCGCACACATGTGGTTCGGCGACCTGGTCACCATGAAGTGGTGGAACGACCTGTGGTTGAACGAATCGTTTGCCGAGTGGGCATCGACGATCGCCACCGCTGAGGCCACCGAGTGGACCGAAGCGTGGACCACGTTCAACGCGATGGAAAAGACGTGGGCGTACCGTCAGGACCAGCTGCCGTCGACGCACCCGATTGTCGCCGACATCAACGACCTGGAAGATGTTCAGGTCAACTTTGATGGCATCACCTACGCCAAGGGTGGTTCCGTACTCAAGCAGCTCGCTGCCTGGGTCGGTATTGAAGCGTTCTTCGCCGGTGTTGCCGCCTACTTCAAGAAGCACGAGTACTCCAACACCGAGTTGCCCGACCTCCTGACTGAGCTTGAGGCCACGAGCGGTCGCGAGCTGGGCACATGGGCGAAGAAGTGGCTGGAGACGGCTGGCGTCAACACATTGACGCCGCTGATTGAGACCAACAGCACCGGAACCATCACCCGCTTTGCGATTACGCAGACCGCTCCTGCTGACTACCCGACGATTCGCCCGCACCGTCTGGGCGTCGGATTCTACGATCTGACGACGAACGGCCTCGAGCGCGTGCACTACGCCGAGCTCGACGTTGACGGCGACCGCACCGAGGTGGAAGAGCTCAAGGGACTGGCGCAGCCTGACCTCGTGTTGCTGAACGACAATGACCTCGCCTACGCGAAGATTCGCCTGGACGAGCGCTCGCTGAAGACGGCGATCGACCACCTCGGCGAGATTCGTGACCCGCTGGCCCGCTCGCTTGTCTGGGGCGCGGCGTGGGACATGACCCGCGACGCCGAATCCGCGGCAAGCGACTACATCGACCTCGTGCTGAAGAACATCGGTCGCGAGACCGAGTCGACGACGATTCGCACCACGTTGCAGCAGCTCCTTCTGACGGCAAACAGCTACGTCACGCCGGAAGACCGCGACGCCACGCGCGCCCGCGTCGGCGACGGACTGTTTGCCCTCGCGCAGGAAGCCGCAGCCGGTTCTGACAATCAGCTGCAGTTTGTCCAGGCGACGGCATCGGCTGCCGCGACACCGGAACAGTTCGCTCGCGTTGCGCAGATCCGTGCGGGCGAGATCGCTTTCGAAGGTCTCGAGATCGACACCGACCTGTCGTGGGCGTTGCTCGTCGCGCTCGCTTCCGGCGGCGCCGTCGATGCCGCCGTGATTGACGAGGCGCTGGCAGCCGACAACACCGCCAAGGGTGGCGAGTTCGCTGCCCAGGCGAAGGCGTCCCTCCCCGGTCACGTGGCCAAGCAGACCGCATGGGACTCGCTTGTCGCCAACGCCGACCTGCCGAACACGATCGTTCGGGCAGCGGCCGTCGGATTCAACAACCCGACGACGCGTGAGGACCTTGTCGCGTTCATCCCCGCGTACTTCGAGAGCCTGCTCCCGATTTGGGAGTCACGCACGTACCAGATCGCGAACTACCTGATCACGGGCCTGTACCCGTCGGCTCTCGCAAACGAAGAGCTGTTGACGGCGACGCGCAACTGGCTGAAGGAGAACGCGTCAGCGGCTCCGGCCCTGCGCCGTCTCGTCCAGGAGAACCTCGCTGGTGTCGAGCGGGCGCTCGCCGTGCAGGAGCGCGACGCCGAGTAA
- a CDS encoding ribose-5-phosphate isomerase — MRIHIATDHAGLDFSTQLQEHLRSLGHDVIDHGPIEYDAVDDYPAFCIRAAQGVVADQQAGVEALGVVFGGSGNGEQIAANKVEGIRAALVWNLSTAELAREHNNANVISIGARQHSFDEVVSFIELFINTPFPGDERHVRRIAQIADFERDGSLLPDPRA; from the coding sequence ATGCGCATTCACATCGCCACCGATCACGCCGGTCTCGACTTTTCTACCCAGTTGCAGGAGCACCTGCGCAGCCTCGGTCACGACGTGATCGATCACGGTCCGATCGAGTATGACGCCGTCGATGACTACCCCGCGTTCTGCATTCGTGCTGCCCAGGGCGTCGTAGCCGACCAGCAGGCTGGCGTTGAGGCGCTCGGTGTCGTCTTCGGTGGTTCCGGCAACGGAGAGCAGATCGCCGCCAACAAGGTGGAAGGCATTCGTGCGGCGCTGGTGTGGAACCTTTCCACGGCAGAACTGGCGCGCGAACACAACAACGCAAACGTCATCTCCATCGGCGCCCGCCAGCACTCGTTTGACGAGGTCGTGTCGTTCATTGAGCTCTTCATTAACACGCCGTTCCCTGGCGACGAGCGCCACGTGCGCCGTATTGCGCAGATCGCAGACTTCGAGCGCGACGGCTCACTTCTTCCTGACCCGCGCGCGTAA
- a CDS encoding Fpg/Nei family DNA glycosylase, whose protein sequence is MPEGHSVHRIARQIERNFVGSTVTASSPQGRFHEGAMVLNGREVRAAKAVGKQMFVEFDDAIWLRVHLGLYGAWDFAGEILMDATIASANGRMGQTNQRGTDIDSTIFDDAGENSLASIGAPRKTRVNVRMSEQTKGLGDDELAEWPPPIVGTVRLRLLTESVCADLRGPTACEIQTPDEVAASIAKLGPDPLVGDTGEGEERFVAAVKRRNVAIGQLLMDQSIVSGIGNVYRAEMLFRAALNPHTPGKAVREDTLRAMWRDWVNLLSIGVETGQMMTMDDLDPEAYRRAMAHRDDRHWVYHRAGLPCRECGTEIVLEEMQARKLYWCPRCQA, encoded by the coding sequence ATGCCCGAGGGCCATTCCGTTCACCGCATCGCGCGGCAGATCGAACGCAACTTCGTCGGAAGCACCGTCACGGCTTCCAGCCCACAGGGGCGCTTTCATGAAGGCGCCATGGTGCTCAATGGGCGCGAAGTGCGGGCAGCCAAAGCGGTAGGCAAGCAGATGTTTGTCGAGTTCGACGATGCGATCTGGTTGCGCGTCCACCTCGGCCTTTACGGTGCGTGGGATTTTGCCGGCGAGATTCTGATGGACGCCACCATCGCGTCAGCAAATGGTCGCATGGGTCAGACCAATCAGCGCGGCACCGATATCGACAGCACGATCTTCGACGACGCAGGCGAGAACTCTCTGGCCTCGATCGGCGCACCCCGCAAGACGCGGGTCAATGTGCGCATGAGCGAGCAAACGAAGGGGCTTGGTGACGACGAGCTGGCTGAATGGCCGCCCCCGATCGTTGGCACGGTTCGCCTGCGGTTGCTCACCGAGAGCGTCTGTGCCGATCTGCGCGGCCCGACGGCGTGTGAAATTCAGACACCCGATGAGGTCGCGGCGTCGATCGCGAAGCTTGGGCCCGACCCGCTGGTGGGAGACACCGGTGAGGGCGAAGAGCGTTTTGTGGCCGCCGTCAAGCGGCGCAATGTCGCCATTGGTCAGCTACTGATGGACCAGAGCATTGTCAGTGGCATCGGCAATGTGTACCGTGCAGAGATGCTGTTTCGCGCGGCGCTTAACCCGCACACGCCTGGCAAAGCCGTGCGCGAAGACACGCTACGCGCCATGTGGCGCGACTGGGTCAATTTGCTCAGCATCGGCGTTGAAACCGGCCAGATGATGACGATGGACGATTTAGACCCGGAGGCGTATCGTCGAGCGATGGCCCACCGTGATGACCGGCACTGGGTCTATCACCGCGCGGGGTTGCCTTGTCGCGAATGCGGAACGGAAATCGTGTTGGAAGAGATGCAGGCCCGCAAGCTTTACTGGTGCCCGCGCTGCCAGGCCTGA
- a CDS encoding FMN-binding negative transcriptional regulator, whose product MRQNPSFAMADIAEMRRIIARNPWATLVSATDDGVVASHYAVLLDDERDNLTVVGHVGKPDDFIHGLGERELTIIFQGPHGYITPRWYGEVAAVPTWNYVAVHLTGVPELLTTEENLVVLDKLVTHFESAEPDPRLMWEAPNDAGFVTRMERGTMGFRLTPTKIVAKRKLSQNKPDEAVDTIIAELSGSGAYANRPLAAEMKRAHDAIREARA is encoded by the coding sequence ATGCGTCAAAACCCGAGCTTTGCGATGGCTGACATCGCCGAAATGCGCCGCATCATCGCGCGCAACCCCTGGGCGACGCTGGTGAGCGCAACCGACGATGGCGTCGTGGCTTCTCACTACGCCGTGCTCCTGGATGACGAGCGAGATAACCTCACTGTCGTCGGACACGTCGGCAAGCCCGATGACTTCATTCATGGTCTCGGTGAGCGCGAACTGACCATCATCTTTCAAGGGCCGCACGGATATATCACGCCACGGTGGTACGGCGAGGTGGCAGCTGTTCCAACCTGGAACTACGTCGCAGTACACCTCACCGGTGTGCCAGAGCTGCTGACCACGGAGGAGAACCTGGTCGTGCTCGACAAGCTCGTCACCCATTTCGAGAGCGCGGAACCGGACCCCCGCCTGATGTGGGAAGCGCCGAACGACGCCGGCTTCGTGACCCGGATGGAGCGCGGAACCATGGGCTTTCGATTGACGCCGACGAAGATTGTCGCGAAGCGCAAGCTGAGCCAAAACAAACCAGATGAAGCCGTCGACACCATCATTGCTGAGCTTTCTGGTTCCGGCGCCTACGCCAATCGCCCGCTCGCTGCCGAAATGAAGCGCGCACACGACGCCATTCGAGAGGCACGCGCATGA
- a CDS encoding amidohydrolase — protein MIALGTHPVAVRNVRIAGPTRQYVPFDDVCDVVINGGKIVDFAPVGALKHHGPVWDAEGSWVMPGLWDHHIHSTPTALAAMRTDVMSAMTAGEAAAIMSKVVPAADGRRIGVRMRDGLWHDRPTLAVLDEASGHVPTYIVNMDLHSVWMNSAAFLREGMIATESGLVREDVAFDVSRRLGELDADVLDAAVSEVADRAASRGVVGMIDYDFGWNLAPWVRRAADGFDAVRVQFGVYPQDLARAIAHGIATGDAIDELGLITVGSLKAISDGSLGTRTAACSHPYPDETSGHMAITPADLVELMMIATGSGFACAIHAIGDVANSHALDAFMTTGAWGSIEHAQLVSRVDLPRFARAGVSASVQPTHAVDDRDLADREWAGQPSAAYPLRSLHDAGANLLFGSDSPVAPLDPWLAMANAVDRTADEREPWLEYERLDVATAVAASVGGSQHEPLMEIGADADLVFCAQDPYAASGKELRSMVVNATLLGGRFTHLG, from the coding sequence ATGATCGCTTTGGGAACGCACCCCGTCGCCGTGCGCAACGTTCGTATCGCCGGTCCCACCCGTCAGTATGTCCCATTTGATGATGTCTGCGATGTGGTTATCAACGGCGGAAAGATTGTGGACTTCGCCCCCGTTGGCGCACTGAAGCACCATGGGCCGGTATGGGATGCCGAGGGATCCTGGGTGATGCCTGGCTTGTGGGATCACCACATTCACTCCACGCCGACTGCGTTAGCGGCCATGCGTACCGATGTTATGTCGGCCATGACGGCCGGTGAGGCAGCCGCCATCATGAGTAAGGTCGTCCCGGCAGCGGATGGGCGCCGCATCGGCGTGCGGATGCGTGACGGATTGTGGCACGACCGGCCCACCTTGGCGGTTCTGGACGAGGCGAGTGGGCACGTTCCGACGTACATCGTCAATATGGACCTGCATAGCGTCTGGATGAACTCCGCTGCTTTCCTGCGCGAAGGAATGATCGCCACGGAAAGCGGTCTGGTGCGCGAAGATGTCGCTTTTGACGTCAGTCGTCGGCTTGGTGAGCTCGACGCTGATGTGCTTGACGCCGCCGTTTCTGAGGTCGCTGATCGTGCCGCTTCGCGCGGTGTTGTCGGAATGATCGACTACGACTTCGGGTGGAACCTGGCGCCGTGGGTGCGCCGAGCGGCAGACGGATTCGACGCCGTACGCGTGCAGTTTGGCGTGTACCCGCAAGATCTCGCGCGTGCGATCGCGCATGGTATCGCGACGGGTGATGCCATTGACGAACTCGGACTCATCACCGTCGGGTCGCTCAAAGCGATCTCCGATGGTTCCCTTGGTACCCGCACGGCAGCGTGTTCGCACCCGTATCCAGACGAGACATCCGGCCACATGGCGATCACGCCAGCGGATCTTGTTGAGCTGATGATGATTGCGACCGGGAGCGGGTTCGCGTGTGCAATTCACGCGATTGGCGACGTGGCGAACTCGCACGCGCTTGACGCTTTCATGACGACAGGCGCGTGGGGCTCCATCGAACACGCGCAATTGGTGTCACGGGTCGACCTACCCCGCTTTGCTCGCGCAGGTGTCTCCGCGAGCGTCCAGCCAACGCATGCCGTTGATGATCGCGATCTCGCTGATCGTGAGTGGGCAGGGCAGCCGAGTGCCGCCTACCCGTTGCGATCCCTGCACGATGCCGGCGCCAACCTGCTTTTTGGTTCCGATTCTCCGGTCGCGCCGCTGGATCCGTGGCTGGCGATGGCGAATGCCGTGGACCGTACGGCCGACGAGCGTGAGCCCTGGCTGGAATATGAGCGTCTCGATGTTGCGACGGCGGTGGCAGCGTCAGTCGGCGGGTCACAGCACGAACCGCTGATGGAGATTGGCGCAGACGCTGACCTGGTGTTTTGTGCCCAGGATCCGTACGCTGCCAGTGGCAAGGAGCTACGCAGCATGGTCGTGAATGCGACCCTGCTCGGAGGTCGGTTTACGCACCTCGGCTAG
- a CDS encoding Dps family protein, which yields MTTSKTIATTASDPTVAAGSAQFLTPLVHSLQALVLNGKQAHWHVRGANFVGVHELLDTVVAHAMEWADTAAERIVSLGLPVDARASVVAAEAGETAVPAAFANSVDMIHAVVADIDVILAQTQEAIDGLDEVDLTSQDVAIEIRRGLEKDRWFLTAHVAA from the coding sequence ATGACCACGTCGAAGACCATCGCAACGACCGCCAGCGACCCGACGGTTGCCGCAGGTTCCGCACAGTTCCTCACGCCGCTCGTGCACAGCCTGCAGGCGCTCGTACTGAACGGCAAGCAAGCGCACTGGCACGTCCGTGGCGCGAACTTTGTCGGCGTTCACGAACTGCTTGACACGGTCGTTGCTCACGCCATGGAGTGGGCTGACACCGCCGCTGAGCGCATCGTGTCGCTTGGCCTCCCGGTCGACGCTCGCGCCAGCGTCGTCGCTGCCGAAGCGGGCGAGACGGCTGTTCCTGCCGCGTTCGCCAACTCCGTCGACATGATCCACGCTGTTGTCGCGGACATCGATGTGATTCTGGCTCAGACCCAGGAAGCCATCGATGGCCTCGACGAGGTCGACCTGACCAGCCAGGACGTTGCGATCGAGATTCGCCGCGGCCTCGAAAAGGACCGCTGGTTCCTCACGGCACACGTCGCAGCCTAA